One Comamonas odontotermitis genomic window, ACAAGCCTGGCGTGTACAAGGGTATGAGCTCGCACTACAGCGGCGCAGGCTTTGCCGGCATGACCTTCAAGTTCCACGGCCTCGCCGACGGCGACTTCAACGCCTGGGTGCAGAAGGCCAAGACCGAAGGCGCCACCCTCGACCGCGCTGAGTACGTGAAGCTGGAAAAGCCCAGCGAGCGCGATCCCGTCCGCCTGTTCGGCAATGTGGACAGCACCCTCTACCACGCCATCGTCAACCGCTGCGTGGAAGCGGGCAAGATGTGCATGGACGACATGATGGCCAAGGACGCCATGGCCAATATCAATGCCCGCACCAAGGCAGGCAAGAGCGTTTCGCTGCTGCCGCAGGATGACGTGTGCACGGCCGCCAATGCCACGCAAGTGGTGGCAGCCCTGCGTGTGGACGAGATCGCCCCCACCGTGGCGCAATAACCCATCGCGAATTTTCAAAGAGACTCAATATGTCCGTAGCTACTAACGCAAGCCATGACCCGCTTCTCGGGCGGCTGACATGGAATGACATACCGATGGTGCATGAGCCCATCGTGTTGTGGACCTTTATCGCCGTGGTCCTGGGCGGCCTCGTCGTCGTTGCCGGTATCACCAAGTTCAAGCTCTGGGGCCCGCTGTGGAAGAACTGGATCTGCTCCATCGACCACAAGAACATCGGCATCATGTACATGATCCTGGGCCTCGTCATGTTCCTGCGCGGCTTTGCCGACGCCGTGATGATGCGCGGCCAGCAGGCCCTGGCTGCCGGCGATGCCATGGGCTACCTGCCCCCGCACCACTACGACCAGATCTTCACCGCCCACGGCGTGATCATGATCTTCTTCGTGGCCATGCCTTTCGTGACGGGCCTGATGAACTATCTGGTGCCGCTGCAGATTGGTGCGCGCGACGTGGCCTTCCCGTTCCTGAACAACTTCAGCTTCTGGATGACCACCTCTGGCGCTGTGCTGGTGATGGCTTCGCTGTTCGTGGGTGAGTTCTCCACGCTGGGCTGGCTGGCACTGTCGGGCCTGGGTGAATACCACCCTGGCGTGGGTCTGGACTACTACATCTGGGCACTGCAGATTGCCGGTGTGGGCACCACGCTCTCGGGTATCAACTTGATCGTGACCATCATCAAGATGCGCGCCCCTGGCATGAACCTGATGAAGATGCCCATCTTCACCTGGACCTCGCTGTGCACCAACGCCCTGATCGTGGCTTCGTTCCCGATCCTGACCGCCGTGCTGGTGCTGATGACCCTGGACCGCTATGTCGGCACCAACTTCTTCACCAACGAGCTGGGCGGCAACCCCATGCTGTACGTGAACCTGATCTGGATCTGGGGCCACCCAGAGGTCTACATCCTGATCCTGCCCGCTTTTGGCGTGTTCTCCGAAATCGTCGCCACCTTCTCGCGCAAGCGCCTGTTCGGTTACACCTCGATGGTGTACGCCACCGTGTGTATCACCATCCTGTCCTGGCTGGTGTGGCTGCACCACTTCTTCACCATGGGCTCCGGCGCCAGCGTGAACTCGTTCTTCGGCATCACCACGATGATCATCTCGATCCCGACCGGCGCCAAGATCTTCAACTGGCTGTTCACCATGTACCGCGGCCGCATCCGCTTCACCGTTCCCATGCTGTGGACCGTGGGCTTCATGCTGACCTTCACCATCGGCGGCATGACCGGTGTTCTGCTGGCCGTTCCTCCTGCTGACTTCGTGCTGCACAACTCGCTGTTCCTGATCGCCCACTTCCACAACGTGATCATTGGCGGCGTGGTGTTTGCCGTGTTCGCCGGCATCAACTACTGGTATCCCAAGGCGTTCGGCTATCGCCTCGACGAGTTCTGGGGCAAGGCATCGTTCTGGTTCTGGTTCGTTGGCTTCTGGGTTGCCTTCACGCCGCTGTATGTGCTGGGCCTGATGGGTGTGACCCGCCGCGTCAACCACTACGAAGACACTTCGCTGCAGATCTGGTTCATCATCGCTGCTTTCGGCGCCGTGCTGATTGCACTGGGCATCGCCTGCTTCTTCATCCAGTTGTTCGTGAGCTACCTCAAGCGTGACCAGCTGCGTGATGTGACCGGTGACTGCTGGAACGGCCGTACCCTGGAATGGGCCACTTCCTCGCCTCCTCCCCAGTACAACTTCGCCTTCACGCCAGCCGTGCATGACAGCGATGCCTGGTGGGATATGAAGAAGCACGGTTTCAAGCGCAAGCTCGACGGCTTCGTGGAAATCCACATGCCCAAGAACACCGGCGCCGGCTTCGTGATCTCGATGATCGCCCTGGTCTTTGGCTTTGCCATGATCTGGCACATGTGGTGGCTGGCTGGCCTGAGCTTTGCCGGTATCGTGCTGGCCTCGATCATCCACACCTTCAACTACAAGCGTGACTACTACATCCCTGCAGCGCAGGTGGAAGTCACCGAAGAAGCCCGTACCCAACTGTTGGCCCGCCATGTCTAATCACAATACCCTCGCCGGTGCGACCGGTACCCGCGACTACTTCCTCAAGGAAGAACCGCACGTCGAAAACGGCACTGCTCTGGGCTTCTGGCTCTACCTGATGAGCGACTGCCTCATCTTTGCAGCCCTGTTTGCCACCTATGGCGCCCTGGGCCGCAACTATGCTGGCGGCCCTGGCGGCGCCGAGCTGTTTGACCTGACCCTGGTGGCGATCAACACGGCCTTGCTGCTGCTGTCGTCCATTACCTTCGGCTTCGCCATGCTGGCCAAGCAAAAGGGCTCGGTCAAGGGCACGATCACCTGGCTGATCATCACCGCCCTCTTCGGTGCAGGCTTCCTGGGTGTGGAACTCTATGAGTTCCACCACCTGATCCATGTGGGCGCCGGCCCGCGAAGCAGCGCTGCCATGTCGGCCTTCTTTGCACTAGTGGGCACCCACGGTCTGCACGTGACTTTCGGCCTGGTGTGGCTGGTGGTTTTGTTGCTGCAGATCGGCAAGCATGGTCTGACCCATGAAAACAACCGCCGCCTGATGTGCCTGTCGATGTTCTGGCACTTTCTGGACGTGGTCTGGATCGGCGTCTTCTCCTTCGTATATTTGATGGGAGTGCTGTAAATGAGCGCACAACACAATCACGCAGCACACGGCCACGATGACCACGGTCATGACGATGGCCCGCACAGCACCTTCTCGGGCTACATGATCGGTTTCTTCCTCTCGATCATCCTGACGGCAATCCCCTTTGCCGTGGTGATGGGCGACGTGTTCGAGAACCGCACCACCACTGTGGTGGTGATTGCCTTCTTCGCTGTGGTGCAAATCATCGTTCACATGGTCTATTTCCTGCACATGAACGGCAAGATCGAAGGCGGCTGGACCTTGATGTCCACCATCTTCACCATCGTGTTCGTGGCAGTGACGCTGGCTGGTACCTTGTGGGTCATGTACCACATGAATGCCAACATGATGCCTGGCCACAAGCACACTGCGCCTGCAGCTGCTACGCAACCTGCACAGGACCACGCCAACCACTGAGCTGTTTTGACCAACGAAACGCAACGGAACGCGGATGTAAAGCCCCCGCGTTCCGCCCTCTTCCAGGCGATGCTTGCATGTGTAGGCATCGCCTTGTTTTTAGGCTTTTGCGCATTGGGCACCTGGCAGGTATACCGCCTGCAATGGAAGCTCGATCTGATCGACCGGGTGGAACGCCGCGTCCATAGCGCGCCCCAGGCCCCCCCTGCTCCATCCACCTGGCCCCGGCTGGATGCCAAGGCGCAGGAATACCAGCCCACTACCCTGCATGGCCAATGGCTGCCAGCCCAGACCGTGCTGACGCAGGCCACCACCGCACTGGGTGCAGGTTTTTGGGTGATGACACCGCTGCAGCAGCCTGACGGCACTCAGGTGCTCGTCAACCGCGGTTTCGTGCCTGACGGCCTGCGCAGCAACTGGAGCGATGCGGCGCAGCTGGCAGCGGCAACACCGACTGGCAACGTCACCGTCACCGGTCTTCTGCGCGCCACCGAGCCCAAAGGGGGCTTTCTGCGCAGCAAT contains:
- the cyoD gene encoding cytochrome o ubiquinol oxidase subunit IV; protein product: MSAQHNHAAHGHDDHGHDDGPHSTFSGYMIGFFLSIILTAIPFAVVMGDVFENRTTTVVVIAFFAVVQIIVHMVYFLHMNGKIEGGWTLMSTIFTIVFVAVTLAGTLWVMYHMNANMMPGHKHTAPAAATQPAQDHANH
- a CDS encoding SURF1 family protein translates to MLACVGIALFLGFCALGTWQVYRLQWKLDLIDRVERRVHSAPQAPPAPSTWPRLDAKAQEYQPTTLHGQWLPAQTVLTQATTALGAGFWVMTPLQQPDGTQVLVNRGFVPDGLRSNWSDAAQLAAATPTGNVTVTGLLRATEPKGGFLRSNDPAGNRWYSRDVQAIAQARGLAQAAPFFVDAGLPDDGPTVVGETKRSSSADLQSQQWPQTGLTQIRFTNNHLVYALTWYGLALMVAGAAWLVVRHQRRADSGHGGVD
- the cyoB gene encoding cytochrome o ubiquinol oxidase subunit I; translated protein: MSVATNASHDPLLGRLTWNDIPMVHEPIVLWTFIAVVLGGLVVVAGITKFKLWGPLWKNWICSIDHKNIGIMYMILGLVMFLRGFADAVMMRGQQALAAGDAMGYLPPHHYDQIFTAHGVIMIFFVAMPFVTGLMNYLVPLQIGARDVAFPFLNNFSFWMTTSGAVLVMASLFVGEFSTLGWLALSGLGEYHPGVGLDYYIWALQIAGVGTTLSGINLIVTIIKMRAPGMNLMKMPIFTWTSLCTNALIVASFPILTAVLVLMTLDRYVGTNFFTNELGGNPMLYVNLIWIWGHPEVYILILPAFGVFSEIVATFSRKRLFGYTSMVYATVCITILSWLVWLHHFFTMGSGASVNSFFGITTMIISIPTGAKIFNWLFTMYRGRIRFTVPMLWTVGFMLTFTIGGMTGVLLAVPPADFVLHNSLFLIAHFHNVIIGGVVFAVFAGINYWYPKAFGYRLDEFWGKASFWFWFVGFWVAFTPLYVLGLMGVTRRVNHYEDTSLQIWFIIAAFGAVLIALGIACFFIQLFVSYLKRDQLRDVTGDCWNGRTLEWATSSPPPQYNFAFTPAVHDSDAWWDMKKHGFKRKLDGFVEIHMPKNTGAGFVISMIALVFGFAMIWHMWWLAGLSFAGIVLASIIHTFNYKRDYYIPAAQVEVTEEARTQLLARHV
- the cyoC gene encoding cytochrome o ubiquinol oxidase subunit III codes for the protein MSNHNTLAGATGTRDYFLKEEPHVENGTALGFWLYLMSDCLIFAALFATYGALGRNYAGGPGGAELFDLTLVAINTALLLLSSITFGFAMLAKQKGSVKGTITWLIITALFGAGFLGVELYEFHHLIHVGAGPRSSAAMSAFFALVGTHGLHVTFGLVWLVVLLLQIGKHGLTHENNRRLMCLSMFWHFLDVVWIGVFSFVYLMGVL